The Montipora capricornis isolate CH-2021 chromosome 3, ASM3666992v2, whole genome shotgun sequence genome window below encodes:
- the LOC138042430 gene encoding uncharacterized protein: MLGTRQSFTQRLRQRQSLHFESSTEASLRAQKRKNQENLGERKPERHSSSPASVHFERKNLPQEVQNMEDGEKMNYSDLARRHGLGDKKLGNMIVKEYLIEQGVNLQHYQQFRKRPAKPRRRLNKMLGEITVPTPRTTREIKTLKVKREAGEYTIGELVVPKQYRKLILNSDGTLKEVLFTVSGRKIPLAKISKRELERCEQLGIVRGHTNQEYEQMSDEHKERLKVMRTIWETLQSGERNG; encoded by the exons ATGCTGGGAACAAGGCAGTCGTTCACCCAGAGGTTGAGACAAAGGCAATCTCTCCACTTTGAATCATCCACTGAGGCATCACTAAGGGCTCAGAAACGTAAGAACCAGGAAAACCTTGGAGAAAGAAAACCCGAGCGCCATTCATCATCACCAGCTTCAGTCCACTTTGAGAGGAAAAACCTCCCACAAGAAGTACAAAATATGGAAGATGGTGAAAAG aTGAATTATTCAGACTTGGCAAGGCGACATGGTCTTGGAGATAAAAAACTGGGTAACATGATTGTCAAAGAGTACCTGATAGAACAGGGGGTGAACCTGCAGCACTATCAGCAGTTCCGCAAAAGGCCAGCAAAGCCAAGACGAAGGCTAAATAAAATGCTTGGAGAGATCACTGTCCCAACACCTAGAACAACCAGAGAAATCAAAACACTCAAG GTCAAACGTGAGGCAGGAGAGTATACAATTGGTGAGTTGGTGGTGCCCAAGCAGTACAGGAAACTAATCCTAAACAGTGATGGCACTTTAAAGGAAGTACTTTTCACCGTTTCTGGAAGGAAAATACCTTTAGCAAAAATCAGCAAAAGGGAACTGGAGAGGTGTGAACAGCTTGGGATAGTGAGAGGACATACCAACCAGGAGTATGAGCAAATGAGCGATGAGCATAAGGAACGGCTGAAAGTGATGAGAACCATCTGGGAGACACTCCAGAGCGGAGAAAGGAACGGCTGA